One genomic window of Vibrio mangrovi includes the following:
- the lpxA gene encoding acyl-ACP--UDP-N-acetylglucosamine O-acyltransferase has product MIHETAQIHPTAVVEDGALIGANVKIGPFCYVEAKVEIGDGTELLSHVVVKGPTKIGQENRIFQFASIGEACQDLKYKGEDTQLVIGDRNTIRESVTMHRGTVQDQGITQVGNDNLFMINAHVAHDCIVGDRCIFANNATLAGHVKVGNYAIVGGMCAIHQFCHIGEHAMLGGGSIVVQDIPPYVTAQGNHCSPFGINIEGLKRRGFEKSEIHAIRRAYKTLYRSGLKLDEAKTEIAKEAESSPAVQVFLDFLTQSERGIIR; this is encoded by the coding sequence ATGATTCATGAAACAGCTCAGATACACCCGACTGCAGTCGTTGAAGATGGTGCTCTGATCGGTGCTAATGTAAAAATTGGTCCATTTTGTTATGTAGAAGCAAAAGTGGAAATTGGTGATGGGACAGAACTTCTGTCTCATGTTGTCGTCAAAGGACCGACTAAGATTGGTCAGGAAAATCGTATTTTCCAGTTTGCTTCTATTGGTGAAGCTTGCCAGGATTTGAAATACAAAGGGGAAGATACACAGCTGGTTATCGGGGATCGGAATACGATTCGTGAGAGTGTGACCATGCACCGGGGAACGGTACAGGATCAAGGGATTACCCAAGTCGGAAATGATAACCTGTTTATGATCAACGCGCATGTTGCGCACGATTGTATTGTCGGAGACCGGTGTATTTTTGCTAACAATGCAACGTTAGCCGGACATGTAAAAGTCGGAAACTATGCTATTGTTGGTGGAATGTGTGCGATTCATCAGTTCTGCCATATCGGAGAACATGCAATGCTGGGCGGTGGTTCCATTGTTGTCCAGGATATTCCTCCTTATGTCACGGCTCAGGGAAACCACTGTTCACCGTTTGGTATTAATATTGAAGGCCTGAAGCGCCGTGGATTTGAAAAATCTGAAATTCATGCGATTCGACGGGCGTATAAAACACTGTACCGTAGTGGTCTGAAGCTGGATGAAGCGAAAACTGAAATTGCGAAAGAAGCTGAGTCAAGTCCGGCAGTTCAGGTTTTCCTGGATTTTCTGACTCAGTCAGAACGCGGAATTATTCGTTGA
- the rseP gene encoding sigma E protease regulator RseP, whose protein sequence is MNSILWNLVSFILALGILVAVHEFGHFWVARRCGVKVEKFSIGFGRSIWRRMAKDGTEYSLSIIPLGGYVKMLDSRIADVPEHLRSLAFDQKPLWKRTAIVAAGPVFNFLFAIFAYWAVFCLGIPAVKPVVGDVAPVSIAADAGLHSGMEIQAVSGVNTADWESVNMELISHIGDAQMTLTVHEADSVGHQEILHLDLSSWNFDPEKESPMKALGFRPYSPKVSTILDQVVEGGAGAEAGLTSGDEIIAINGKEVSSWPQVVQSVQNSPDKTLNLSVLRNGQHVDVALIPGTRTLSDGRTVGFAGISPSVDEWPANYRYNLQFGVFESIPKAVEKTGQVVGLTISMLKKLLIGDVGLNNLSGPISIAKGAGTTAEYGLVYFLGFLALISINLGIINLVPLPMLDGGHLMFFAIEAVTRHPVPERVQEIGYRIGGAIIFSLMAIAMFNDFTRL, encoded by the coding sequence ATGAATAGTATCCTGTGGAATTTAGTTTCCTTTATCCTTGCATTAGGCATACTTGTTGCCGTCCATGAGTTCGGTCATTTTTGGGTTGCCCGCCGTTGTGGCGTTAAAGTTGAAAAATTTTCTATCGGATTCGGGCGTTCGATTTGGCGCAGAATGGCGAAAGATGGAACTGAATACAGTTTGTCAATCATTCCTCTGGGCGGTTATGTGAAAATGCTGGATAGTCGAATTGCTGATGTTCCCGAACATTTGCGTTCTCTGGCTTTTGATCAGAAACCTTTATGGAAACGGACTGCAATTGTTGCAGCCGGACCTGTATTTAATTTTTTGTTTGCAATCTTTGCTTATTGGGCGGTGTTTTGTCTTGGAATTCCAGCAGTGAAACCTGTTGTCGGAGACGTTGCTCCGGTTTCAATTGCTGCGGATGCAGGATTGCATTCCGGGATGGAAATCCAGGCTGTCTCTGGTGTTAATACTGCAGACTGGGAGTCAGTCAATATGGAGTTGATTTCTCATATTGGTGATGCTCAGATGACTTTGACTGTTCATGAGGCAGACTCTGTCGGTCATCAGGAAATTTTGCATCTTGATCTCTCTTCATGGAACTTTGACCCAGAAAAAGAGTCTCCAATGAAGGCTCTTGGATTTCGGCCATATTCTCCAAAAGTATCGACGATTTTAGATCAGGTCGTTGAAGGAGGAGCGGGTGCTGAGGCTGGATTAACCTCTGGCGACGAGATCATTGCAATTAACGGTAAAGAAGTTTCTTCCTGGCCACAGGTTGTTCAGTCGGTGCAAAATAGCCCGGATAAGACGCTCAATTTGTCTGTCTTAAGAAATGGACAGCATGTTGATGTTGCTCTTATTCCAGGAACCAGAACTCTGTCTGACGGACGTACGGTTGGATTTGCAGGTATTTCTCCTTCTGTAGATGAGTGGCCTGCAAATTATCGTTATAATTTACAGTTTGGTGTTTTTGAATCGATCCCGAAGGCTGTTGAAAAAACAGGGCAGGTTGTCGGTTTGACGATTAGCATGTTGAAAAAACTGTTGATTGGTGATGTCGGACTGAATAATTTAAGTGGGCCGATTTCGATAGCGAAGGGAGCAGGCACGACCGCTGAATATGGCTTAGTCTATTTTCTTGGGTTTCTGGCATTGATCAGCATTAACTTGGGAATTATCAATTTAGTGCCGCTTCCGATGCTGGATGGAGGACATCTGATGTTTTTTGCTATTGAGGCTGTTACGAGACATCCTGTCCCGGAGAGAGTTCAAGAGATAGGATACCGTATTGGCGGTGCAATTATTTTTTCACTCATGGCGATTGCCATGTTTAATGATTTTACGCGCCTGTGA
- the fabZ gene encoding 3-hydroxyacyl-ACP dehydratase FabZ, with amino-acid sequence MNITEIQKLLPHRYPFLMIDRVTDYDEGKYLIGLKNVSVNEPQFTGHFPQLPVFPGVMILEAMAQATGLLAFKTFGAPKENELYYFASIDNAKFRKPVSPGDQLIVEVEFLKDRRGIALFTGVAKVDGEVVCSAELKCARREF; translated from the coding sequence ATGAATATCACTGAGATTCAGAAACTCCTTCCGCATCGTTACCCATTTTTAATGATTGATCGGGTGACAGATTACGATGAAGGGAAATACTTGATTGGCCTGAAGAATGTATCGGTCAATGAACCTCAGTTCACTGGACATTTTCCTCAGCTGCCGGTATTCCCGGGAGTGATGATTCTGGAAGCTATGGCTCAGGCGACTGGCCTGCTTGCATTTAAAACTTTTGGAGCTCCTAAAGAGAATGAGCTTTATTATTTTGCTAGTATTGATAATGCGAAGTTTCGCAAACCAGTCTCTCCGGGGGATCAGTTGATCGTTGAAGTTGAGTTCCTGAAAGATCGTCGGGGAATTGCACTTTTCACTGGAGTGGCAAAAGTTGATGGTGAAGTCGTTTGTTCGGCTGAACTGAAATGTGCTCGCAGAGAATTTTAG
- the bamA gene encoding outer membrane protein assembly factor BamA: MAIKKLILTTVLVSSMSVYGAERFVVQDIQVDGLQRVTLGAALLKMPVRVGDTIGSQDIADLIKALYSSGNFEDIQVSRDNGTLVVTVKERPTISSVSFSGNKAIKDEQLTENLNASGVRVGEALDRTALSNIEKGLEDFYYSVGKYNATVKAVVTPLPRNRADLKFVFTEGVSAKIQQINFIGNHVFSDETLLSRFDLNVDVAWWNFLSSDKYQKQVLAGDLEKLKSFYLDRGYLKFQVESTQVSISPDKKGVYITLNLNEGRPYTVKDVTFRGELIGKEDDFNHLIPFEKGDIYNGSSVTALESNIKKILGESGYAYPTVRTIPEFDDDKQEVSLVVHVSPGKRIYVRDIRFVGNTVTKDEVLRREMRQMEGSWLNSKSIDAGKTRLNRLGFFETVDVQTVRVPGSDDQVDLVYNVKEANSGSVNFGIGYGTESGMSFQVGLQQENFLGTGNSVGITTTINDYQKNVTLSYNDPYWNLDGVSLGGKIFYNEFEASEAGIVDYTNESYGTSLTWGFPYDELNRFAFGVGYTHNQIGNLSPYLQIEQFLMSQGIDSNTSSTVSFVTDDFDLNLTWTRNNLNKGYFPTAGNYQRASYKITVPGSDTQYFKMQYNVRQYVPLTKKHDFTLLLRGRLGYGNGYGQDGGNDNLYPFYENFYAGGFSTLRGFGSNSAGPKAVFKSYADSNNGTLIATNDSAGGNAMMLASAELIVPTPFASEEAQNQVRTSIFYDMASVWDTEFDYRDRGADYGDAYYYDYSDPTKYRSSYGAALQWMSPMGPLVFAIAKPIKKYEGDDEEFFSFTIGKTF, encoded by the coding sequence ATGGCGATAAAAAAGCTTATCCTGACAACAGTGCTTGTCAGCAGTATGTCTGTTTACGGTGCCGAGCGATTTGTTGTTCAGGACATTCAGGTTGATGGATTACAGCGTGTTACTCTTGGTGCTGCATTATTGAAGATGCCAGTTCGGGTCGGAGATACGATTGGTTCTCAGGATATTGCCGATTTGATCAAGGCGCTATACTCATCCGGCAATTTTGAGGATATTCAGGTATCTCGGGATAATGGCACGCTGGTTGTGACAGTTAAAGAACGGCCGACCATTTCAAGTGTTTCTTTCTCAGGCAATAAAGCGATTAAAGATGAACAACTGACTGAGAACCTGAATGCATCAGGAGTCCGGGTTGGTGAGGCACTTGATCGTACTGCCTTGAGTAATATTGAAAAAGGATTGGAAGATTTCTACTACAGTGTCGGTAAATATAATGCGACAGTAAAGGCGGTTGTTACACCACTACCGCGAAATCGGGCTGATCTTAAATTTGTCTTTACCGAAGGTGTTTCTGCAAAAATTCAGCAGATCAATTTCATCGGTAACCATGTCTTCAGTGATGAGACGCTTCTCTCCCGCTTTGATCTCAATGTTGATGTCGCGTGGTGGAATTTCTTATCTTCAGATAAGTATCAAAAGCAAGTTCTTGCCGGTGATCTGGAAAAACTGAAGTCATTTTATCTGGATCGCGGTTATCTGAAGTTCCAGGTTGAATCAACTCAAGTCTCAATTTCTCCGGATAAAAAAGGTGTTTATATTACCTTGAATCTGAATGAAGGCAGGCCATATACAGTCAAAGATGTCACTTTCAGAGGTGAGTTGATTGGTAAAGAAGATGATTTTAATCATCTGATTCCTTTCGAGAAAGGAGATATTTATAACGGTTCTTCTGTGACTGCTCTGGAAAGCAATATCAAGAAAATTCTTGGTGAATCCGGTTATGCTTATCCTACAGTCAGAACAATTCCTGAGTTTGATGACGACAAACAGGAAGTTTCTCTGGTTGTTCATGTTTCTCCCGGAAAGCGCATTTATGTGCGTGATATTCGTTTTGTCGGAAATACAGTCACGAAAGATGAAGTCCTTCGTCGTGAAATGCGTCAGATGGAAGGAAGCTGGCTGAATTCTAAATCGATTGATGCAGGGAAAACCCGCCTGAACCGGCTGGGCTTCTTTGAAACTGTTGATGTTCAGACTGTACGTGTACCGGGAAGTGATGATCAGGTCGATCTCGTTTATAACGTTAAAGAAGCAAATTCCGGTAGTGTCAATTTCGGCATCGGCTATGGTACGGAATCAGGCATGAGTTTTCAGGTTGGCTTACAACAGGAAAACTTTCTGGGAACCGGAAATAGTGTCGGCATTACGACGACAATCAATGATTATCAGAAAAATGTGACTCTGAGCTATAACGATCCTTACTGGAATCTGGATGGCGTTAGCTTAGGAGGCAAGATTTTCTATAATGAATTTGAAGCATCAGAGGCTGGTATTGTCGACTATACCAATGAAAGTTATGGGACGAGTCTGACATGGGGATTCCCTTACGATGAACTGAACCGTTTTGCGTTTGGTGTCGGGTACACACATAATCAAATCGGAAACCTTTCGCCTTACCTTCAGATTGAACAATTTTTAATGTCTCAGGGGATTGATTCAAATACTTCTTCAACCGTGAGTTTTGTCACAGATGATTTTGATCTTAATCTGACCTGGACCCGAAATAATCTGAACAAAGGATATTTCCCGACAGCAGGGAATTATCAGCGGGCTTCTTACAAGATTACTGTCCCGGGTTCTGATACCCAGTATTTTAAGATGCAATATAACGTCAGACAGTATGTTCCTCTGACTAAGAAACATGATTTCACCTTGTTGCTCCGAGGAAGACTGGGGTATGGAAATGGTTATGGGCAAGATGGCGGGAACGATAATCTTTACCCATTCTATGAAAACTTTTATGCGGGTGGTTTTTCTACGTTGCGTGGTTTCGGCTCGAATTCAGCAGGACCGAAGGCTGTATTCAAAAGTTATGCAGACAGTAATAACGGTACATTGATTGCGACAAATGATTCGGCCGGGGGGAACGCAATGATGCTGGCTAGCGCTGAGTTGATTGTTCCGACACCATTCGCATCTGAAGAAGCACAAAATCAGGTTCGGACGAGCATCTTCTATGATATGGCCAGTGTCTGGGACACAGAATTTGATTATCGTGATCGCGGTGCAGATTATGGCGATGCGTATTATTATGATTATTCCGATCCGACAAAATACCGCTCATCATATGGCGCTGCATTGCAGTGGATGTCTCCGATGGGGCCGCTCGTCTTTGCTATAGCAAAACCGATTAAGAAATACGAAGGGGATGATGAAGAGTTCTTCTCCTTCACTATAGGTAAAACTTTCTAA
- the lpxD gene encoding UDP-3-O-(3-hydroxymyristoyl)glucosamine N-acyltransferase — protein sequence MVKLTLAELADITNGEIIGDPTVAVSSVAPMNKAKEGDITFLSNPKYAKHLGDCQASVIMVKSSHQSLCPKNVLVVDDPYVAFAKVAQALDTTPAPASGIAASAVIAEDAVLGSNVSIGANSVIESGAVLGDNVIIGAGCFIGKKANIGSNTRLWANVSIYHRVVIGTDCLVQSGTVIGSDGFGYANEKGEWIKIPQLGTVRIGNRVEIGASTTIDRGTLDDTVIEDNVILDNQMQIAHNVHIGYGTAMAGGTIIAGSTTIGKYCVVGGASVINGHIEIADGVTITGMAMVMRSLPEKGVYSSGIPLQPNKEWRKTAARVLRIEDMHKRLKAVEQLLEQQVES from the coding sequence ATGGTAAAACTGACATTAGCAGAGCTGGCAGATATCACTAATGGTGAAATTATCGGGGATCCAACCGTTGCCGTAAGTTCTGTCGCGCCGATGAATAAAGCGAAAGAGGGTGATATCACTTTCTTATCAAACCCGAAGTATGCGAAGCATTTAGGAGATTGTCAGGCATCTGTGATCATGGTGAAGTCTTCTCATCAGTCACTGTGTCCGAAAAATGTATTGGTTGTTGATGACCCGTATGTCGCTTTCGCAAAAGTTGCTCAGGCTCTTGATACAACACCAGCACCGGCTTCTGGAATTGCGGCATCTGCCGTGATTGCTGAGGATGCGGTTCTTGGCTCCAATGTATCGATCGGCGCTAATTCGGTCATTGAGTCCGGTGCTGTGCTGGGAGATAACGTGATCATCGGTGCGGGCTGCTTTATTGGTAAAAAAGCTAATATTGGCAGCAATACGCGTTTATGGGCTAATGTTAGTATTTATCATCGGGTTGTGATCGGCACTGATTGCCTGGTTCAGTCGGGTACGGTCATCGGTTCTGACGGGTTCGGTTATGCTAACGAGAAAGGGGAATGGATTAAAATTCCTCAGTTGGGAACTGTCCGGATAGGTAACCGGGTTGAAATTGGCGCATCAACAACAATTGATCGTGGTACACTCGACGACACGGTAATTGAAGATAATGTTATCCTTGATAACCAGATGCAAATCGCTCATAACGTGCACATCGGATATGGTACAGCAATGGCTGGTGGTACGATTATCGCAGGAAGTACCACGATAGGAAAATATTGTGTGGTCGGTGGTGCTTCGGTCATTAATGGTCACATTGAAATTGCAGATGGCGTGACTATTACCGGTATGGCAATGGTTATGCGGAGCCTTCCTGAAAAAGGTGTTTACTCTTCGGGAATACCTCTTCAGCCGAATAAAGAGTGGCGTAAAACAGCGGCCCGGGTTCTTCGGATTGAAGATATGCATAAACGTTTGAAAGCCGTCGAGCAATTGCTGGAGCAGCAAGTGGAATCTTGA
- the rnhB gene encoding ribonuclease HII, with protein MATYKTDFPPFEYPSGYQLFAGVDEVGRGPLVGDVVTAAVILDPTRPISGLTDSKKLSEKKRLALFPEIQEKAIAWSIGRCSPEEIDQMNILQATMVAMQRAVDGLSVAAEFVLVDGNRLPPLAVPAAAVVKGDLRVAEISAASILAKVTRDQEMELLDQQYPDYGFAQHKGYPTKAHLEAIVNYGVIDAHRRSFKPVRRVLDLDI; from the coding sequence ATGGCAACATATAAAACAGATTTTCCTCCTTTTGAATATCCATCAGGATACCAGTTGTTTGCAGGTGTTGATGAGGTCGGACGGGGACCACTGGTTGGAGATGTTGTTACCGCGGCTGTGATTTTAGATCCAACCCGGCCAATTTCCGGTTTAACCGATTCAAAAAAATTATCGGAAAAAAAACGACTGGCACTCTTCCCTGAAATTCAGGAGAAAGCAATTGCCTGGTCTATCGGTCGTTGCTCTCCTGAAGAAATTGATCAGATGAATATCTTACAGGCGACGATGGTTGCGATGCAGCGGGCAGTTGATGGATTATCGGTTGCTGCTGAGTTTGTACTGGTTGACGGAAATCGGCTTCCACCATTGGCGGTGCCGGCGGCGGCAGTTGTCAAAGGTGATCTGAGAGTTGCTGAAATTAGTGCAGCTTCAATTCTGGCGAAGGTCACCCGTGATCAGGAAATGGAACTTTTGGATCAGCAGTATCCGGATTATGGATTTGCCCAGCATAAAGGCTATCCGACCAAAGCTCACTTGGAAGCCATTGTAAATTACGGAGTGATCGACGCTCATCGCAGAAGTTTTAAACCTGTCCGGCGTGTTTTGGACTTAGATATATAA
- the lpxB gene encoding lipid-A-disaccharide synthase, with amino-acid sequence MVLDKNKPLNIGIVVGELSGDTLGEGLIKAIREKYSDARFVGIGGPKMKALGCESLFDMEELAVMGLAEVLGRLPRLIQVKSTLVRYFKENTPDVFIGIDAPDFNLRLERNLKDLGITTVHYVSPSVWAWRQKRIFKIARATNLVLAFLPFEKAFYDRFNVPCEFIGHTLADSIPLTSDKNEARTKLKLDTERRWLAVLPGSRGGELKMLCRPFIETCQKLQQKYPDLGFVVALVNEKRHAQFEAAWQEIAPELDFTLINGTAREVITASDAVMLASGTVALECMLVNRPMVVGYRFNAVTNFLAKRLVKTKYVSLPNILADDEIVKELLLDECTSENLYREVCTLLDGDNSQMQSKFTEIHRLIRKDADKQAANAVLNLIEQ; translated from the coding sequence ATGGTATTGGACAAGAATAAACCTCTGAATATCGGAATTGTTGTCGGGGAGTTATCCGGTGATACTCTGGGAGAAGGACTCATTAAGGCGATTCGGGAGAAGTATTCCGATGCTCGTTTTGTGGGGATTGGCGGCCCGAAAATGAAGGCATTAGGGTGTGAATCTTTATTTGATATGGAAGAGCTGGCTGTAATGGGATTGGCTGAAGTATTAGGCAGATTACCCCGTCTGATTCAGGTTAAATCTACCTTAGTCCGCTATTTTAAAGAGAATACCCCCGATGTTTTTATCGGTATTGATGCTCCGGATTTCAATTTACGTCTGGAACGTAATTTGAAGGACTTAGGTATCACAACTGTCCATTATGTGAGTCCATCTGTCTGGGCATGGCGGCAGAAACGTATTTTTAAAATTGCCCGGGCGACAAACCTTGTGTTGGCATTTCTCCCTTTCGAAAAAGCATTTTATGACAGATTCAATGTGCCATGTGAGTTTATTGGTCATACGTTGGCGGATTCAATTCCTTTGACCTCCGATAAGAATGAGGCACGTACGAAACTGAAGCTGGATACGGAACGGCGCTGGTTAGCGGTACTTCCCGGTAGTCGTGGCGGCGAACTGAAAATGTTGTGTCGTCCTTTTATTGAAACCTGTCAGAAGCTCCAGCAAAAATATCCCGATTTGGGTTTTGTCGTTGCGCTGGTGAATGAAAAAAGGCATGCACAGTTTGAAGCCGCATGGCAGGAGATTGCTCCTGAGCTGGACTTCACCCTGATTAACGGCACTGCCAGAGAAGTCATAACGGCTTCTGATGCTGTTATGTTAGCTTCCGGAACGGTAGCATTAGAGTGTATGCTGGTTAACCGGCCAATGGTAGTCGGTTATCGGTTTAATGCCGTGACCAATTTTTTAGCGAAGCGATTGGTAAAAACAAAGTATGTTTCATTACCAAATATCCTTGCAGATGACGAAATTGTGAAAGAGTTACTGCTGGACGAATGTACCTCTGAGAATCTGTACCGCGAAGTGTGTACATTACTGGATGGTGATAACAGTCAGATGCAAAGTAAATTTACGGAAATTCACCGTTTAATCCGTAAAGATGCAGATAAACAAGCGGCAAATGCTGTGCTGAACCTTATAGAGCAATAA
- a CDS encoding OmpH family outer membrane protein has protein sequence MRNHIKAISVGLAVLSMSCFSLAAEAAQKIGYINTAKVFQQLPQREVVLQKMKQEFQDKAAELQSIRTEAKNKVEKLKRDSSLMSADEVEKLRIEIGQLDSKYKIKSQALEQASSKRETEEKGKLLKVIHDAVEKIAQKEGYDMVIDTQVMQYGKPEYDLSDKVIKALK, from the coding sequence GTGAGGAATCATATTAAAGCAATCAGTGTTGGTTTAGCTGTTTTGAGCATGTCATGTTTTAGTCTGGCTGCTGAAGCTGCACAGAAAATTGGCTATATCAATACTGCGAAAGTGTTCCAGCAACTTCCTCAGCGAGAAGTTGTCCTGCAAAAAATGAAGCAGGAGTTTCAGGATAAAGCTGCTGAGCTGCAAAGCATCAGAACTGAAGCAAAAAATAAAGTTGAAAAGCTGAAAAGAGACAGTTCATTGATGAGTGCTGATGAGGTGGAAAAGCTACGTATCGAAATCGGGCAGCTTGACAGTAAGTATAAGATTAAGTCACAGGCTTTGGAGCAGGCATCTTCTAAAAGAGAAACGGAAGAAAAAGGTAAATTGCTGAAAGTTATCCACGATGCAGTAGAAAAAATTGCTCAGAAAGAAGGCTATGACATGGTTATCGATACTCAGGTTATGCAATATGGCAAACCAGAGTATGATCTCTCGGACAAGGTTATTAAAGCGTTGAAATAA